The DNA region TCCTGTTTCAAAATACATCACGTTAGGACCTGCCACTTGTCCTTGCTGTAAAGCTAGATGTTTTGCTTCAGCGATATCGCCTGCATTAAAACCAAATGCTGTGTTTCCTTTTTCAGAACCAGCAATCGATTGAAATACTAGACCAGTTGGTGCTCCTTGACGCATCGCTTCCATTTGTGTTTTAACATGTGCCAAGACACAGGTCTGCGTTGGGATTTCCCACTCGCTTCTAAATTCTTCAAATTTGTGTAAAATCCGCTTCACACTTTCAGTCGAATCATCTACCGGATTAAGACCGATCACAGCATCTCCGATTCCATAAGATAAGCCTTCCATCACACTGGCCATGATGCCGTCCACATCATCAGTCGGATGATTTGGCTGCAGACGAACAGAGAAACGTCCAGCTTCACCGATCGTTGTATTCGCTGTTTTGATGATGTTGATCTTCTGTGCAGCATAAATCAAATCTAAGTTAGACATCAATTTAGCAACTGCCGCAACCATCTCAGAGGTCAGACCTCTAGCGACTTGTTTAATGTCATAATCAGTTGTTTTAAAATCTAAAAGCCACTCACGCAATTCTTCTACTGTCCAATGCTTGATGCGGTCATACGCTCTTTGATTGACGTCATCGATGATGATTCGTGTCACTTCATCTTCTTCATAAGGCACCGCAGGATGATTGAATAGATCCTCCATCGTCAGCTGAGCTAAAACCACCTTAGCTGCCACCCGCTGTTCTGAAGACTCCGCTGCAACTCCTGCCAGACGATCCCCTGATTTTTCTTCATTTGCTTTGGCCATCACGTCCATCACAGAATTAAACTGATAGACTTTGCCAAATAATTTTGTTTTTAAGATCATAAAAATATTGCCTCCTTTATCACATTTATAATTAGAAAACTTATGCCTTACTCAAACACCAATGTTTTCACTACCACAGGTAAAATACTTCCCTGAATGACTGGCATCCCAATATCGATGTAGTCACTATTTTCCACTTGAATGCCGTCAAGACAAACAAACGGATACTCTTTTGGCAAATAATTGTATAATGCTTGCCCCAACGATTTTGCGTTATCCTCTTCTACGATCACGATCAGTGGAAACCCCTGCGTCAGCTGATTTTTAAATCCTTCCACAATCGTCTTTGCAGTCGTCGTGATTTGTGCAAAGGTTGGATTTTTTTTACCCAATAAGCCTAAGGCCACTGCTTGCTGCTCATTATTGACGGCAAACCAGTCCAACTTTTCTTGAATGACCGAAGCAAGTGCTTCTTCATTTAATTGTTCATCGCTTTGAGACAGTTTTAAGACGGGTAAATTTTTGATCGGCAATACCTTGACATCGTAAGTGATCGTACTGCCGCTAACTTTAGTTGTATGTGATCCTGCTCCGACAACTGTTGCTCGAATAGTTTCAACCGAAGCGATCACTTGCTTTTCTTTGAAAAGGCGAGAATTCGCTAGTGCTTTTCCTAACAACACGCCAATATCCCCATATTCAAACAAATTTTTGTCTTTTGAATCAAGACAATCGGCGACACCGCCTGAAAATGATACACAGCGAATCGGTTGATTTAGCTTCAAGCCTTTATTCGTGATCAATAACTGGTAGTACGGATTTTGATCGCCAATTCCTACACTATTTTCCAAGACGGAAACCAATATTTGGATGATTGGATCTAACAGCTCTGCTGATGCAGTCATGCCTTCTTCGATCGCCCATTGCTCTTTTTGAATGATCTCCTTCAGTTTTGGTGCAATATACTCAATTTGTTTGGTCTGCGGTGATATCCGAATCAGCCGTCCGCCAATATCAAAACAGGCTGTATCCAATAGTTCGTCATCATTAAAAAGGACCAAATTCGTTGTACCGCCACCGATATCGAGATTTACTACACTTGTATGATATTCTTTGGAATAGCTTTGGGCACCCGCACCTTTGCCTGCGATAATACTTTCAAGGTCAGGACCTGCTGTCGCGACCACAAAGTCACCAGCATATCCGCTCATCGCCTGCAATACAGAATTAGCATTCTCCTTGCGGGCAGTCTCCCCTGTAATGATCACTGCACCGATTTGAATCTCACTTTTTTTGATCCCTGATCGTTTGTACTGTGTATCTAAAAACTGCTTGATTCTCTCAACATCGATTATCCGTTGCTCCTTTAGCGGCGTAAAAATGATTTCGCTGCGAAAGATGACTTCTTTTTTTGTTATTTCAACTCTAGGAATCGTAAACGCCGAAGCCATATTATTCATCGTCAATTTTGAGATGACCATTTGTGTGGTGGATGTTCCTAGATCGATCCCTA from Enterococcus sp. 9D6_DIV0238 includes:
- a CDS encoding ethanolamine ammonia-lyase subunit EutB yields the protein MILKTKLFGKVYQFNSVMDVMAKANEEKSGDRLAGVAAESSEQRVAAKVVLAQLTMEDLFNHPAVPYEEDEVTRIIIDDVNQRAYDRIKHWTVEELREWLLDFKTTDYDIKQVARGLTSEMVAAVAKLMSNLDLIYAAQKINIIKTANTTIGEAGRFSVRLQPNHPTDDVDGIMASVMEGLSYGIGDAVIGLNPVDDSTESVKRILHKFEEFRSEWEIPTQTCVLAHVKTQMEAMRQGAPTGLVFQSIAGSEKGNTAFGFNAGDIAEAKHLALQQGQVAGPNVMYFETGQGSELSSDAHYGVDQVTMEARCYGFAKRFDPFMVNTVVGFIGPEYLYDSKQVIRAGLEDHFMGKLSGISMGCDVCYTNHMKADQNDAENLLTLLGTAGVNFVMGIPHGDDVMLNYQTTGFHETATIRSMLNKRPIKEFEQWMEKMGFMANGQLTDLAGDASVFLKK
- the eutA gene encoding ethanolamine ammonia-lyase reactivating factor EutA gives rise to the protein MAESMLSVGIDLGTSTTQMVISKLTMNNMASAFTIPRVEITKKEVIFRSEIIFTPLKEQRIIDVERIKQFLDTQYKRSGIKKSEIQIGAVIITGETARKENANSVLQAMSGYAGDFVVATAGPDLESIIAGKGAGAQSYSKEYHTSVVNLDIGGGTTNLVLFNDDELLDTACFDIGGRLIRISPQTKQIEYIAPKLKEIIQKEQWAIEEGMTASAELLDPIIQILVSVLENSVGIGDQNPYYQLLITNKGLKLNQPIRCVSFSGGVADCLDSKDKNLFEYGDIGVLLGKALANSRLFKEKQVIASVETIRATVVGAGSHTTKVSGSTITYDVKVLPIKNLPVLKLSQSDEQLNEEALASVIQEKLDWFAVNNEQQAVALGLLGKKNPTFAQITTTAKTIVEGFKNQLTQGFPLIVIVEEDNAKSLGQALYNYLPKEYPFVCLDGIQVENSDYIDIGMPVIQGSILPVVVKTLVFE